agcCATGGAAATGCCTGAAGTGAATATGATTTTCGTAGTTGTGCTCAACTCCCTAAAATCTAGAGTAGAATTACTCTGTGAATGCTATTACTTATTGTTACCTGATGtccaaaaagtattattattattattattatttgtctgttAATCACGCAGGGCTGGAAATAAGAAAAACTCAGTGGACAAAAGGTGTGGAAaccattaaatgattttatttgttgtatgatttgtgattttgttttgcaATTACTATAAACTGGACCTTTAGAGCAAACTTGTGTCCAAATTTAAAGTGTTCTTATGATGATAAAAGACAGACACAAGATAGATGGGTgggtggatagatagatagatagatagatagatagatagatagatagatagatagatagatagatagatagatagatggatggatggatggatggatggatagatggatggatagataagaCAAAATCATATACAGAAAACTTTAAAAAGTCGACTTCTTGAATGTCATTAAATCATTTTCACTCTGCCCAAAATCTTTTTGATTTTACTCATGAACGCAGAACAAGGGGTTCTTTTTCTCCCACATCCTTCTCCCCGCCCCCTCTGTCCCGTAGCTCAGGATCCCTCCTCCTCAGTGCTTACAGTCTCATACCGGTACACTGCTCTCCATTCAGCCGTATGCAGATTGTGGGTCCCGGGAGGTGGGACGAGGGCAGGGCCGTTGGAATGCGACGTGTCCCGCGACAGTCTTAAAAATTCTCTCCTTCCGCGTCTCCACAAACCACCTTCAAGAAGTTCACCTGTAAGTTTAGTCCGCCACGCCTCCGAGCGAAGGTCTAAACCGAGCACACTTCACCGGAGCGAGATGCCTGGAAACGCAACACCAAAAGCGGTGAGATCAGACAAAAAAGACCCGAGCAAAACTTCTCTGTTAGTGGATTGTTTACATTTTCATGGCTGTATTTTCTTCTTTGGCGTCCCTCAGCCATTCGGTGTGTTTTGCAGTGGTTGTATGAGATGAATGGAACTGGGTTTCTTGGAAATGTCAGATAACTTTTTTTCGCGTGTTATGTAACTTACTTCGATCATTTGGGGAGGTACTGGGCAAGCGCTCTGCTACCGGTCAGTGTAAGGCTAGACAGGCTACAGGctctaaaaatcattaaaaaaaactagttAATTAAGAGGGCATAACACTAAAATACgaaaactaatttaaaacaattaataaaaaagtatgaatacaaaaaaaaaatatgactctAAGTTTTCACACGTTTTGACTACAGAAGTTCTACTAAACTACTGAACTTAACGGAGTTATCTTCAGGTCACCGAACAAACGCTGCCAGTGTTGCACAATTGTTACACTATAAACTTGCCATTAAACTAGgtcttgttttaaacatttttcatgaATTGTTCTTTGCATTCCTTCATAATTGTTTTAActaatgaatgaaaatgtaatattgaacAAAAATGTCTGCATTAGTAATGAAATTCATAAATTCAGctatacatttatacaatttaaaagctGTGACAATTTGTGTCGTGACTTTTATTATTTAGATAAACTGCTGCATCACTAAAATATGATAATACTGGAATAGTTTGGAGATAGATTTGAAGCCAATAAAATCACAGCTTggtgaaaaaaaacaatacacacatGTGGCATCCAGCAAGAgctataaattgtaatatttagaaatatagcaCAGTTACATCTCTAAAATATGAAAGAATTTGTGTTTGCATTAGTGCTGTTGTTTTAAAGTTCATGCCAGTTAATCCGAATCAGGTATCATAATTCAGTCGAGGCACACTGAAATTGAGAAAAAGTAGCTCTATTACACCTGGTTGTTTTCGTGCATGTATGCAAGCTTTATACTTTTATATAGTCTATAAACACTCAGATAAATGTTTAACTTTACCTtaaactttatataaaaattcattttcaaagataagaatatatatatatatatatatatatatgatgactAAATTAATAACACTAACCTAAACAGCAGGACTAAAACTTCTAAAATAGCTGACTTCTTTGTCACCTATTACTCAACAGGACAAAGAAGCTCCTCTGCATTCCTTTCGGTTATGGTAGCCAAAtgtcagattaaaaaaataaaagtcttctGATAAGACAAACCTACAAAGACATTACAAGACTTCTCTATGCAGACCTGTAGTCTTAGAAAACAGAAATATGACACCTGCAGccagtaaaacataaaatacaaagatTCAGAGTCTGTTAGACCCTGTTCAGAGGTCAGAGTTTATTTAGCTGATTTAATGCCAGTCATTCATATATTCAGGCTGTTATCTTTGACTTCTACAGTTTTCATTCATAAAAGGCTATTCAGGCACTACACGTCTGGTTTAACAGAGAAAACGAAAGGGAAAAAGCACATATTTAAGAGAGTGGGTCTGTCAGTGGGATTCATTGGAAGTCAGtagtgtgtgtaatgaatgaatctaTTTGTATTACAAGCACTCCACATGTAAATTCGAGACAGGGGTATGAAAAAAggctgtgtgtgagtgtttagCTGAATTGCATCATTGACTGAGTTGTAAATGCATGATTTATCAGTTTTATTATCTGACGTGTAATATCATATCTGACCCTGTGTGAGGTTGTGTGTCCTGTTCAAAGTTGATGCATTCCTAGTTAATGAACATAATGGTCTGTTTATGAAGCAGCGATAGTCTTACTGCAGCTCGTCCCACACAAACCCAGTATTTTTCCACCTTGGTTCTCAGTGAAGAGCTCTACAGGGAACTGAGGCTGAGGCAATATagcatatgagtgtgtgtgtgtgtgtgtgagagagagagatgtgaataAGCCACATCATTACAGCTACAACGGCTGCACACTGACCACATTGTATTACCCAATCTGAGACCAATAGCTGTAAATAACACACACTGATATtacactgatattacaataatatacttATTCTTTCACACACTAAATCCTTTGTAAATTACATATAGAGTGAAAGTTAATTCTTAAAAAGCACAGTATGAATTTTCCAAATCAGCAAAAGAGAAGCTCTGATAAAGAGATTATAAAAGTGTTTCCATTGATTTGAATTCTTTGCCAGACACAAATGCTATTCAAAACATTCCcgtaagatgtttttgaaagaagtctctgttGTTCACCAAGGcagcttttatttgataaaaaaagcaGTAAAACAGCAGTATTGTGGAATgctattacaatttaatatagccgttttctattttaatatattttaaaatgtaaattctttctgtaatggaagctgaattttcatcagccattactcacatgacctttcagaaatcattctaaaatggcGATTTGGCGTTCGAGAcacatgtcttattattatcaatattgaaaacagttgcttaatatttttgtgcaaaccttgatacattttcagtattctttgaagaatagaaagatgaaaaggacagcatttatttaaagaaatgtactaaaataaatgcaCTGTAACTTTTGTTGGATTGCAATCTtgataaatattttctttatatatggaAGTACAAAACTGtataccaaatgcataaatataacttaaatggaaaatgtaattgaatttcAAAGCCCATTGTGTATTCCTGTGCTCAAATGTATAAAATTCTAATTATCTACAAAAATTTGCTCTAAAATGGGTATGTGTGTTTGTAGGATCTGCAAAAATCCACTAATGTGGTTTACCAGGCCCATCATGTCAGCCGCAGCAAGAGAGGACAGGTCGTAGGAACAAGAGGAGGTTTCAGAGGATGTACAGTCTGGCTCACAGGTAatgcatggacacacacacacacacacaaacacacacaaaaaaactaattcaaaattgAAACATGTTTCAATAATGAAATCCAAACCATGCTTCGGTTTAAAAACAGGAATGACACAATATGTCAGGCTAAGCAGCTTGTAATGGGGAAATCATTTTGACCAACCTGTGACACCTGTACAGCAAGTTGGGCTGAACATGAAACCCCAGGCAATGACTATAAGATTATTCagcttcaatacagttttgtgccTACTGTACCTCCTCTACCCCCTCAGTGTGGCTCAGGTTTCATTTCATGAACATGAACCAGAAACACATTCCTTGTTCCTGATAACTAAacaacttttttgttttctttacttgcaaagaaagtgaaaaaaaatcttgattgTCATGATCATGAATTAATCACAATTTGAAATCATACCTTAATTAAAACCAAaggcttaccaaggctgcattaaaaatacttctttagtgtcacatgatctttcagaaatcattgtaatatgctaaaaaaaagttCTCATAATTATACTTATCAGTGTTAAATGTTGTGTTGCTTATTATTTCTGTGGTAGCCATGAAACATTTTTTCTTAGATTTTTAGTGAAAAGATTTTATTGGAAttaccttgtgtgtgtgtgtgtgtgtgtacacaggtCTGTCAGGGGCTGGTAAGACTACAGTGGGATTCGCTTTAGAGGAGTATCTGGTCTCTCACGCCATTCCCTGCTACTCTTTGGATGGTGATAACATCCGTCATGGCCTGAATAAAAACCTGGGCTTTACTTCTGAGGATCGAGAGGAGAATATTCGGCGTATTGCTGAAGTGGCCAAACTGTTTGCAGATGCTGGGCTTGTTTGCATTACAAGTTTCATTTCGCCGTTTACCAAAGTGAGCCCTCTAACCAACATCTGGGATTACTTTAtgatttatattgtgatattgGTTAAATTAGGTTTAAAAATCAAAGAATCACAACATTATCAATATGTTCTAAGGGTTTTAAATGCACTGCAGTATAAAGAGCCCTAATGTTTCTACATTTTAGCAGATACTGTTATTCAGTAATGAAGTAAATCCAAAGCACACAAATGATTATGTAAACACAAGGagtgttttcattttctttaaccACCTTTAATATAAATGTTCTATAAGATGCATAATGCCGACCATCTTGCTCTATCTCTGTAGGACCGTGCAGAGGCCCGGAGGATCCTTGAGAGAGCAGGTTTGCCATTTTTTGAGGTGTATGTGAACGCTCCTCTAGATGTGTGCGAGAGCAGAGACGTTAAAGGACTCTACAAAAAAGCAAGAGCTGGACAGATTAAAGGTGATATAAAAAACACAGGAACTTTAAAACTGTGCATTTaccagaattataaaaaaaaacaacaacaattaaaaaccaaaaatgtatttgccTTCCTTCGTTTCTCACTCAGGCTTCACCGGTATAGATTCTGAGTATGAGAGCCCAGAGGCTCCTGAGCTGATTCTGAAGACCGGAGAGCTCACAGTGAATGAATGCATTCAGCAGCTGGTGGACCTTTTGAAGGAGCAGGTTAGTCAGGAGCTGAACACAACAGGACACATCACAGACAGCCGAAGTATTCAGTACTTTGGGCTTTAAGAATacttttcatttgccatttcccaATTGGTGCACTTAACTTTATCTTAGGTCAGAAGTCCAAGGTCGAAACCAAAGCAAAAGCCTCTGTCAACATCTGTGACCCTTGACCATAAAACCTTAcatcgctggggtatatttgtagcaatagtagcaaaaatactataatactataatataataaaaatactaaaaatactaatACGAGGAgcgtatgggtcaaaattatagatttttcttttatggcaaaaatcattaggattttaagcaaacatcatgttccatgataatattttgtacatttcctactgtaaatatcttaaaacttatttttttgattaataatatgcattgctaagaacttcatttggacaattttaaaggcaatttagatttttttgcaccctcagattccagattttcaaatagtagtATCTCTGATAAATCTAAagctatttattcagctttcagatgatgtataaatctcaattctgaaaaactgacccttatggttttgtggtccaggaccaCATATCTGTCTGAAAGGCACAACCTCAGTAGAAAGGCCAAGATATTTTACTCCAGTTTACTTGATAGAGTGATAGTTGAcctgaaaatataattatgtcATTATGTACTATGTCGTTCTAAAATCCATGTTTGgtcatttttttctgtggaataaaaaaatacattagaaaaagtttggggtcagcatatatttttttaaaggaatgaatACTTGTATTCAGGGAAGATGTATTAAGCTGATCAGAATTGACAGACGTTATAaactgaaagacatactgtaataaaaaaaaagttacagaccgATTCTATTTAGCAAGATTCATAACGcagcaaaaatacaaaaatattaagcatcactgtgttcaacactattaataataagaaatgttttttgatcatcaaattagcatattagaatgatttctgaaggatcatgtgacactgaagactgatgtaatatatcacaggaataaactacattttaaaaatatatgaaacaattttacaattttaattcacaatagtactgtttttactgtatttttttataaagaaaaaaagcagCCTATTTGATTGTttcaaaattattacaaaatcttaccgcctccaaacttttgaacactagtgtaatTGTTTTGAAGAATCttgacatagttttttttttccaataactTAATAATGTCCTGTGAGCTGCGAAGCTTAAGAAACACTACAAAAGTGTTGTTCACCATAAAATAGTGTCTGTTATATTCCCAGTCTTCTAAAGCCATATTGATAGCTTATTTGCATCAGGGAATTCACATCTGCTATAATTGAACAAACCTGACAACATCGCAATTACAGCAATGAAAGTCATTTTTAAGGGTCAGATCAGATACAAATAGCTTTGTAGGGTAACAGATGCACATATCATTATGGAAAATACAGTTCTTCTTCTACTTTTCATTCAACCCTTTGATGATTTCTCTTTCTCAGAGCATCATTCCCAGTGGAGTTATAGAGGAGATTAATGAACTCTTTGTGGCTGAGAACAGACTGGTGCTGGCACAGACAGACGCCAGCACCCTGCCCTCTATCAGCATCACCAAGGTAACCAGCAGCATTCGTCCTCAAGGCCAAGGACCACTCAGGTTCATGTGTCCATAAACATGAGTGAATTATTGACAAGATGACACAATTGCTTTATCAGCCCGTGGACAGTCTGCTGTTCCCCAATTCTCCATTCAAATGTATTCCAGAAACCACAACAATAATCATTAGAATGCTGTTCCATGATGTTATATAATCCCACAGACAATCAATCAGAACAGACATTTGGACGAATATGATGTTAGCTTGTAAACGCAGctgtctgtatttgtgtgtgtagctGGACTTACAGTGGGTGCAGGTGTTGGCCGAAGGTTGGGCAAGTCCTCTGAAGGGTTTCATGAGGGAGAGAGAATACCTACAAGTCATTCACTTCAACACCCTACTTGATGGTAACACATAAGCACACTCTTGTTGCCGTACCAGACACCTCCCTTCTTTTATAGTGCTACTCGTTTTTTATTCTGCAGTACACACAGCAATCAGACACAGCAATCAGCAGCAGAAGGCTGATCTAAGCTCTGCACTGTTATTTAGAAGATGTTACATGCGTAAAATAACGGTTGCCAGAGCTGGAGCTGCTTTCAGGAGACCGAATGATGCAATGATCTGGCTTCCTGTGAAACTCGCACGCTTTGTTTGGTTTAATGGGGTTGGTCAGGGAACATCGATCAGGGGAGGAGGCTGTAGCTGCAGCTGCATACAAGCAAATAACATTCAATGTGTTCTGATATAAATTGATAGTGGCATTTAATGTAACTGACATCTAATGATCCATATTGActtaatattattatgttatgtgtTAAGGGGTACTTGGGCAGTTTTTTTCTattgttaaaaaattatattaattctaAAGAAATAGTTTCTGTGATTCAAGTAATCTCTTTgaaatgatttataatatatGCAGATTAACCTATTCCTAAATACAGGTGGTACCATCAACCTCTCAATACCCATTGTCCTTCCTGTTGCAACGGAGGTTAAAGAACGCCTACAAGGCAGTGTGGCTGTGGCTCTGGAGTACCAGGGAAAACGTGTCGCCATCTTACGCAACCCAGAGTTCTATGAGCATCGGAAGGAAGAGCGATGTGCACGCCAATGGGGGACGACCTGCCCCAAACACCCCTATATAAAGGTATGAATCATTTTCAgcaaatgccttgataattaatgtATAACAAATAACCAAAGTATTATGACTTACAAATGCACAAAACATTACATGCTTTAACTGTTTACTTGAATAGATGGTTTTGGAAAGCGGTGATTGGCTTGTAGGAGGGGAGCTAGAGGTATTGGAGCGAATCAGATGGAACGATGGGCTGGATCAGTACCGTCTCACTCCACGGGAACTAAAGGAGAAATTTAAAGAGATGAAAGCAGGTAAAAGTAAATGGGTTAAAGAGGAGAGTTAAGAGTTAACAAGTAACTACGATTAAAGAGTAATCTTCCGGAGACACTTTAAAGGATTAGTCCTGAATAAAACAATTCCTGATCATTTAGATgttcttgtctttctttcttcagttggaAAGAAATTGAAAATTTGAGGAAAAAATTTCAGGATTTTTCTGTatatatagtggacttcaatggtggccaatgggttgaaggtccaaattgcagtttcaatgcagaTTCAAAGGGCCCTAGTCTGCACGATCTCCGttgaggaataagggtcttatctagtaaAACAATTggtcattttctcaaaaaaataaaatactaattttgATATGCTTTTAAACCACAAATACTCGTTTTGCACTAGCTCTGCAATAAATCACATTGGAAAGGTCATGCATGGTTAGTTCTTCGTCTGTGTGCTACTGCTACGGTTCAAAAAGTTACAGTAATGTGAAAAACTCCATATCATTTTCTTCTCAAACTTCAAAATCATCCAACATcattgttttaccttttttttttgtgaagttcatttgagtttttttttgcaCGTTCACTTTTTAAACACTGGGTTGGTACTTCCGCCTAAGACACACGCGACCTTTCCAACATGATTATGTAATGTGTGGGGTCAagctagtgcaagatgagcatttgtggttaaaaagtatatgtttttatttgtaagaaaTTTTTAGAAAATAAGATCTTAATTCCTCGGATCGTGTAGAGCCTTttgaagctactttgaaactgcaatttggaccttcaacccattggCCACCACTGAAGTCCATTATATAGAGAAAAATCCTAGAATGTTTTCCTAAAATGTTCAATTTCTTTGCAacggaagaaagaaagacattaacatcttggatgacatatGGGTGAGTATGTAATCAGGATAAtgttattctggaagtgaactaatcatttaagGTTTTCAGTACCCATGCATCTCCAATGAAAATCACTGTCATCCTGGATCTAGGGATGACTTGTGACAATGTGATTTTGTAAAATCATGTTGCCAAACAGGTTCTTTGCGGGCAAAAATATGGCAGCAAGATATTGCATCAGGGCTGTTGGCTCCATATAAAGTAAGGAATCCAAAGCACTCATGTAGGGCactatgttaaaaatgtaataaacaataaaattggGCTTTATAACCCACATTAAAACCAAAGCTGACACTTTTTTGGTTTGAAAAAGCATGTGATATAGGGTGTCCCTAAAATAAGTCACATGTTTATCATATGTTAAGTATTCATTGGCTGGTGTCAATCTGATAAAGTCAAATAAGAAATGGAGGTTGTTAAATTGATACACAATATGAGTGTCTGGGATTTCTGGCTTTTTAGGTCCTTAGTACTGTCTTGAGAAACtttatattcttaaaatattCAGGACTTCACCATGGTTATCTGACAACTAATTAAACCACTGAACTGACCATTCCCTTGTTTTCCCAGACGCAGTGTTTGCTTTTCAACTCAGGAACCCAGTTCATAATGGCCATGCCCTGCTTATGACCGACACACGTCGACGACTGGAGGAGCGCGGGTATCGAAGGCCAGTGCTGCTTTTGCATCCTTTGGGTGGCTGGACCAAAGATGATGATGTGCCTCTGGACTGGAGGATGAAACAGCATGCGGCCGTGCTGGAGGACGGCATTCTAGACCCACAATCCACCATTGTGGCCATCTTTCCCTCCCCTATGATGTACGCTGGGCCTACAGAGGTATGTAGATGTTTGTCCTTCATAaacacatatgaaaaaaaaaaaaaaaaaaaaaaaaatatatatatatatatatatatatatatatatttatatatatatatatatatatatatatatatatatatatatatatatatatatatatatttgaaataaattaataatttcattgatCAAAAGGGCTAGTAAAGACATTTGTAGTcttttttgttttcacaaaaacaataggcagttttcaacactgataatcataataaatgttttttgagcaccaaatcagcatattagcatcatttctgaaggatcatgtgaaacaaagcctggagtaatggctgctgaaaatctttgccatcacaggaataaataacacttgaatatatatttaaatatatatataaatagtttctttttttattttttttataatatatcacaatgttactgtttttaaatgGCTAACCTTGTTCCTGTGTCTGTCAGGTCCAGTGGCACTGTCGTGCAAGGATGGTAGCAGGTTCTAATTTCTACATTGTGGGTCGTGATCCTGCTGGGATGCCCCATCCAGAGTCAGGACAGGACCTGTATGATCCATCTCATGGAGCTAAAGTTCTATCCATGGCTCCTGGACTCACCTCTGTGGAAATTATCCCTTTCAGAGTGGCTGCATACAATAAGACCAAGAAGGCTATGGACTTCTATGACAAAGACAGGTGAGACTGAATTGCAGAGCAGTATTTCACAAGTAATTAACATGAAGAGATGTATGTGCAGACTATTTAAAATTTGCTGATTCAGAAGAATTCCAATAGCGGTGATGTacgtaaatgttttttttccagtaACTGGAAACTTAAGCAAACATTTTTTGCATGTAAAAGTGCTTGCTTAGTGATTCTGAAGCATGGAAAGCAGGCTGCTTTTACCTCTTGTTTTTCAAACAATGCAGACATGCTGATTTTGAGTTCATCTCCGGGACCAAGATGCGCAAGCTGGCCCGCAGTGGAGAGAACCCTCCTGATGGCTTCATGGCCGCTAAAGCCTGGAAGGTCCTCACAGAGTATTACACTTCTCTACAAAAAGACCAGTGATGACCACATCCAAGACATTCCAACACGGAAAACCTCAGATCACAGCGCATGTGGTCCACAATGAGAATGACTCGATACATACTACTTCAAGGCATTGAAAAATGAAGGCGCACACTTACAACCAGCTGGTAGCAAAGGTGGTCAAGATTTCCTGTGAAGGAATTATTTTACTACAGCAttgttttaaactaaattatgaaCATGCTTTTTCAACTGTGAAATTTAAACTGATGTGCCTTGATTAACTGATTGTCAGTCCCAAAGAGATGAGGTCTTAAATTGTATTTAggaatgtattttgtattttagtccgcatttaaaagaaaaagtataTCAATTGTAATCTAAATGAAGCAAttactctactgttcaaaagtttggggttggtaagaattttttaatgttatttttaagtctctaatgaacaacaaactgcattaatttgaattactttacaatttaaagtaactgttttaatatatttttaaaatgtagtttttgctgtgatggcaaagctgaatttaagcagccattactccagtcttcaatgtcacacgatccttcagaaatcattttaatatgctgatttggtgctcaagaagcatttcttattatcaaggCTGAAAACggtgctgctgaatatttttgtggaaacttgacactttttacaggattctttgatgacatTTTCTGTAACAATATGAACATACTTTCTGTCAGTTTTGATGAATGTATCTTGCttaatattaatatcattttctttaaaaaaaaacaaaaaaacttactgaccccagacttttgatgATCTGTAAATCAAAGCAGTGTCCGTGCAGCTGCTAATGCAGTTCATCataattttgtttacatatgacaattttttttaaccccAAGAAAAGGGGCCGTTATCCGGGGACCATACTGGGAAAAGCATGCTagggtaaatatttattaatgaataaCACTGTTTTATTAAAGGTTTAACAGCAAATGCAATATAATGCCATCTGGATATCTTATCTCTTTTAATTAAATCTTTTTACTGTGATTACATAATTGTTACCACATGGCTGCTTTTAGATGT
This region of Carassius auratus strain Wakin chromosome 17, ASM336829v1, whole genome shotgun sequence genomic DNA includes:
- the LOC113117510 gene encoding bifunctional 3'-phosphoadenosine 5'-phosphosulfate synthase 2-like — encoded protein: MNAEQGVLFLPHPSPRPLCPVAQDPSSSVLTVSYRYTALHSAVCRLWVPGGGTRAGPLECDVSRDSLKNSLLPRLHKPPSRSSPVSLVRHASERRSKPSTLHRSEMPGNATPKADLQKSTNVVYQAHHVSRSKRGQVVGTRGGFRGCTVWLTGLSGAGKTTVGFALEEYLVSHAIPCYSLDGDNIRHGLNKNLGFTSEDREENIRRIAEVAKLFADAGLVCITSFISPFTKDRAEARRILERAGLPFFEVYVNAPLDVCESRDVKGLYKKARAGQIKGFTGIDSEYESPEAPELILKTGELTVNECIQQLVDLLKEQSIIPSGVIEEINELFVAENRLVLAQTDASTLPSISITKLDLQWVQVLAEGWASPLKGFMREREYLQVIHFNTLLDGGTINLSIPIVLPVATEVKERLQGSVAVALEYQGKRVAILRNPEFYEHRKEERCARQWGTTCPKHPYIKMVLESGDWLVGGELEVLERIRWNDGLDQYRLTPRELKEKFKEMKADAVFAFQLRNPVHNGHALLMTDTRRRLEERGYRRPVLLLHPLGGWTKDDDVPLDWRMKQHAAVLEDGILDPQSTIVAIFPSPMMYAGPTEVQWHCRARMVAGSNFYIVGRDPAGMPHPESGQDLYDPSHGAKVLSMAPGLTSVEIIPFRVAAYNKTKKAMDFYDKDRHADFEFISGTKMRKLARSGENPPDGFMAAKAWKVLTEYYTSLQKDQ